AAGTTGacaaagaaaggggaagactTGCTCATAAAccggaagaagaagaaaaaaaaaacgaaattaaAACATGTTAACCTGTTCgatgtgcacaaaaaggagaaaaaaaaattgccactCATCAGTTTGAAAGACATTCTGACTTACTTGTATGTGCTGAACAGGAACGACGTGAAGGACAATCACTTTGTTGAAAGGATCCTACGATACGCAAGCTTGTTCTGGAGAGATGACTGCAGACCACAGGCATGTAACCCCGGGGAATGTGTCTCCCTAtctgtgaacaaaaaaaaggaaagcttCAACGCTGATACTGTTTCGCAAAAGAATATGCTCCTAACAAGCCCCGCATTCCGTAGCGCCCTCTATGCAAATAGGAAACGACACAAAAACAGGAGTAACATGTTGACGCTTTATGCATTGTATAGAATTAGTAAGCGTGCTGCCCGTCGAAGAGAGACGCCCCTAAGTTGCTTTGCAAATCGAGTTTGGCTGCACGGGAATGGAGAGGAGGGAGGAGAAAGCAACTTACCGATGCGTAAGGAGCCGGTCCAGCTAAGCATAAGTAGTTGGAAGAACGGCCCGTGTGATAACACGCCCAACGAGAACAGGAGTGCATTTTCCCCAGCCGATTATGGGCCCGAGTCCACTGTCTTCATCAACAAGCAGCGCACGTGGGTAAGTTTCTACAAAAAGGAGGTCATTCCCAtggcaatttttcttcaccacCTGACTCAGTATGATTacgcatttttaaaaaaaaaagatgactttttaaaattgacaAAACTGTACAGGGATGTACTCCTCAAGAGTGACCTTACGaatcttcactttttttacacccaCAAGATTGTAAGCGTTGTCAGAGACGCAGATATATGTAGCAATTTCCTAACCACGTTGTACACCTCTGCTCTCCACAAATGCAGAagatatatttctttaaaaaatgcgGGCGTATTATCCGACGTGTGTGCTCAGAACGTATGTGCTTATGTTGTGATCCTCTACATACaagttttgaaaaataaaataaaagacgACCCCTTGACCGAAGCGTTAAGTGAGTTCTTggtcaaatttttttcaacgtGTCGGCCTGAACAAGTCACCCCTCAATTTTTAATCCCTCCTCTGAAGCTGCTAAGCATGTTAAACTCCCCACGTGAAGACAACCGTTACGTTGTACCGAAGACTGTGGACATAACAAATGGAGTAACAAACAAGGGGAACAATGTGGATGAGCTCCCATCCTGCAATACGAACGACCAAATCGATGAACAACAAAACAACGTTAAGTCAAACGGACAACAAAATGCGTTACCATCACGTAAGACCAATTTGCAACTTTTAAACGTAGcaattttgacaattttaaaagggcTAAACTGGAACAAcgtggataatttttttctgctcaaaagttacaaatatatgaacagacTAGctggacagaaaaaaaaagcaaagttttgtatgaacatggtcaggcaaaaaaatCATTCCTTGTGCAGCAAAATAACCCACacggtgaaggaaaaaatgagcgGCTTCAATTGCGAAGAATTGATGAAGGTCTACCTCTATAGCGGAAACAACTTTAAAAGGAGAACTATCCTCTTGAGGAACCTCTTTACAAATTTGTTGCTGTCAAATGGGGGGATTGTTCACAGAGGGGATAAcaacttttttatgttgttttttaaaaccgCCTTAACGCATTTGCACCTGAatgaagtgggaaaaaaaaaaaaaagaaatatatatttttttaaaaattcgaaTGATGTAATGAACAAACTGATGGTGCTAAGTAGGACTTATATTTGCACACATGTGGACAGCATGCGGAGGAAGCACGTGTACTCACTAATCATGCACAGTCTTCTCTATTTATAttcacttttgcaaaaaggaaaaaatgagatgaATTACCATTCTATGAAAGGCAACCCTATTGCGCGAATCCTTGTGGATATTGCGAGCACCACGTTGAAGAGGTGGACTTTTATGAACGACGAAAGGAGTCTACTCATTTACGTGTGTCTACTTTGCTTTCGCAACATGgcgaggaaaaataaaaaaataaaaaatatattttttaacaaaaatgatgaTAAGCATTTTGTAGGAAATTTGTTAAAAGTGTATGCAGAACAAGTTGAACAAATCTGCCTCTCCGAGTTTGACCGTCCCGCCACAACGTATACGAACCCCTTgctgcttttccttttacttaAACACAAAATAGTTTTACGTCACCATAGGAGCAGGAAAGATATGCGAATTGTACAAAGACTGGTCGGAAGTGGAACCCCACTTCACCGCCTCATACTGAACACAGCAAGTGACACACAATTAATGCAAGTTATCCTTTATGCGATAACGAAAAATTATTCCATCCTAATGGAGGAAGACCTTTTGGACGATTTGCATTTGCGCACAAGTACAGTGCAGGAGGAGCCAACTCGGAACAGCACGACTTCCCCTTCCCACTTGTCAACACAAAATAACCCCGGAGACGTAAGCGAATGGGTTGAACTGATAAAGCGCATGTCAACTTGTGAAGATCACCATTTGGATAAAAGCATCCTTTGTAATTTTGTTGCACGTAAGAAGTCCGTGGAGCAGGCTATAAAAGTCGCATTAAGCATGAACGTGTCGGAAACGTTTTGTTGGTAGAGCATGGCGCGGGGGTGCAGACTCGTGGATCTCTCACTGTGGAATACGCCCCCCAACCAACCTTTTGGCTGAACCGCTCATTTAGGTTCTGCGAATTGGCGCGTTGGCCCTCCCCCGCAGTTCGTGGACaatttgtagtttttttttttttttttttttgccactcTGCATCAACTTCTTGCccaagttattttttttggtttccCGTCGCGTGCATGCGCGTATGCCTGTGCAGAACGGCAACTCGGCAGCTGAAACTGCAGAGAAAGGGAACAGACCTGCCCGACAACCCGCTACTCGTATACGTACTTGCGGCGTATTCACGCATATCCACCCCCCATATCGATACCCGATTCCTAACTCTGATGGGTGTTGTTACCGCGCTTATCTCATGTTAGAGTGATACTGTGCCCCccgtttgaaaaaaaaaaatctaaccaaaaaattaaaaaaaatatgaacagttaaaaaaaaaaaaaaaaaaaatctagccaaaaggtttaaaaaaatatgaacaagtcataaaaaaaaaacatatatataatatacatttatagAAGATAACATTTACGAGCGGTGGATCTTCCTCAAAGGGTtgcttttcttccacttccagATGGTGTagaaaaagcagaaggaaaacgGGCGTAAATAAACGCGTGGCCACGAGGAACATACAGAAGAGTGTACCTAGATATAGATAGATTCAGAGGAAATACTCTGTTTATTAGCAGCTGCAAGCACAGATTTTTTCATAGATTTTTTTGACCAAGGAGAGCAGGCGTTTTTGCAAGCTGTTCATTCGATTATTTGTTTGTATATTCCGATAAGGGTTACCTTGTGccaacccttttttttcctcgcaTTTAGAAAAATACACCAAGTGATTCACCCCCCTCCCCTGGCATATCAGCCCCAGTCGTTCAAATTGAAGATATAGGTAaagtaacttttttttgttgtctgGAAAATACtcaacaaaatggaaggagagaaaagtATTAACCAAACGAACTATCCCAGTGATGAAgatttacacaaaaaatatgtccAGCTTCGAGAATGCATCGAACTGGAAAAAGATGACGTGGACAGCTGTCAcgtgaaggaaatgaaaaaattgctgATCACAGCTTTGTTAAAATATAAGGCCATAAAATTTGgtgattttattttaaaatcaAAGAGAAaatcaaaatattttttttcaagtggaGTATTAAATAACATCGTTTCTGCACACATTATTtcgtttttaatttctcatttaattttaaaggaaaaaattccctttgATTATTTGTTGGGGGCATCTTATAAGGGCATTCCAATAGCAACCCTAACTAGCCACTTCTTATTCCAGTCaaataaattttcaaatGTTTTTTACCTGTACgatagaaaggaaaaaaaagattatgGTGACAAGACGCTCATTGTGGGGAACTTGGACGAAGAAGTTAATGGCGATGTACACAATGCGAAGGAAGacaaaagcgaaaaaaaggtaatCATAATTGACGACGTCTTTACCTGTGGCACTGCCTTGACGGAGATAATGAACAAGCTAAAGTCATACCCCAACTTGAAGGTTGTCGCTTTCATCGTTTTACTTAACCGAAATGAGTACGAACTGAATGAGCACAATGAAAAGGTGTATTTCAAAGATTTGTTTGAGCAGAAACTGAATATCCCTCTTTACAGCATTCTCAGTTACAACGAGGACCTGGAACCTCTCATGGGGTAGACGTCAAACCGTTGGCCATCGCTCCCCCCCGGGGCGGTTCACACATTTCACAATTCTTCAAACGCAAAAAAGTATttggaaaatataatttGTCCGTGCagaaatatgcacatgagTGTTTTGTACCCCCCGCACTGCCCAGGTGCGCCCGGGCACAggaatgcacacaaaaatgtgcaagcCCATGTGTTTCCCATGTGTAGGCCCACATACAGGTGAACAAAGAACAACTGGCACAAATAAATACAGCGTGGTGAGTACCAagacaggaaaaaatgaaaagcttattaggcaaaaaagaaataaaataaataaatataataaataaatatagtaAATAAAATGGTGAACATAAAAcatgaaggggaagatggggtgatgcaaaaaaaaaaaaaaaaaaaaaaaaaaaaaatgattgataaacaaaaattttaaattagtGAATCATTAGGttaggaaaagaaaaaaaactatccTCATAATTACTGCACTTTAGCACGTGCAGGTGCCCGAATTGGCTATGTACGAGGGCACTTACGTGTGTACAACCGTGGGCCATCTCACATGGACATGTTTTGATGCACATACTGCGCAGCGTCATATcggcatatatatttgctcCTGCCGagctccattttttaaaacatataaaaatCTTTTGCAAACGTGAAAAGGAGGGGCAATGGAGTCTGATCTTCTGTACCATTCCTTGGGGTCCACGCAATACAtgacttggaaaaaaaaagggggggaaaaacccGGCGAGACGCAGCAGAACGAAGCATAACCTGGTGACGTAGGCGAAGTGAAGACGGAAGACTCGACGAAGGCGCATCATTCAACGATTTACATTTGAATGTTAACCGATCCTTCTTGCATGTCCACTTTTCCATTCCCGCTGGAACCCATCGGACCCACGTGCACATTACACACTATACATAATATACTGCACAGCGCGCACTTTTATGGTCCCCACTTCAGCAGCACTTCTTTTTGTTATCCTTTATCGGCTTGGCGTTCAAATTAATGTTGgcccttcccttttgctgGTTCTCCAGCtgagatttattttttatttcatgcGCCATGGTTTTAAAGGCTTGTTCCACGTTGTGGGCTATTTTGGCTGAAGTCTCCAAAAACTGAATGTTGCAGCTGTCAGCTagctcttttccttcttcgtaACTCACATTGCGGTCGTTCTTTAAATCAATTTTGTTTCCTATGAGGATCTTCTGCACGTCCTCCGATGCGTACCTgcgagggggaaagaaacgGTAGGTCGGCACGTAAGTGGATACGCGTGGAAATGGAGCGAAAACATCCGCGCAGATGGATATACTGGTAAAGAAGCACTCCCCTTGGACTTACTTTTCTATCTCGATTAtccaatttttcacattgtTGAAGCTGTCCCGGTCGGTCACGTCGTACACTATGATGATACCTGTAATTGGGGGGGAAGGTGTAGTTGGCGGTACGTGTGTATCTGGTTTTGCCTATGTAATTGTCTGCAGGAACACACCTCTCAGCGTCCAGGAGGTGCACCATTTGCGCGGCAACATCTGCACAACAtagtatttttaaaaaatgagtgGTACCTTGGGCTCCCCTATAATAGGAAGACGTGATCGTCCTGAATCGCTCTTGTCCAGCTGTGTCCCACTGTAGTTgttagggaaaaaagaaatcgtTACATAAGTGATTTTATGGTGGTAGCGACTTTGGATATGGCCTTGGCGCAAAGGGGTGGCTAGCCAAATGTTAACTCACTATTTGCagttttataattttgtcCTCAATTTCTATCGTCTTTATTTTAAAGTCCACTCCGATTGTGCTGATGTAACTGTCCGTGTAGGTATCATCctgcaaggggggaaaaagaagcagcGTTGTTATTACGTCATTACCAATTTTTCAACAAGCCATGCGGTTCCACACCACGACAAAATTCGGTGCAACGTTTGTTTGGCCATTCTCTCTTTCGAAACGATTAATTAGGTATATTTTTATCTGCCCCTTTTGCTCTTTGCATAGGAGGGGAAGTGAGGAGGCCCAATGTGGATGCCTCTCACAGGGGTGTAACTATGCACGAGAAATGAGGTAAGCACGCCCATGCGCCTGGGCATATTCAGATTGCTCTCTCTTGACACTCGGGCATTACGGCAAAACGAAGGAGCAAACAAGACTTCCCAACGCCACTGTCTCCAATtagtaaaattttaaataaactATCACTGTGAAGGGGGGGGTAGAggtgaagcaaaaatgatgaggaagggggaagtacATTGGGAGTGGTGTGATTCAGGAAGCCCTATACATCTGTGACGAGTCAGCTGTCCCAATGAGGCGGGGGAGGGATGGCTCATGCACTGAGGTGTAAGCCACATATAAGACCACGCATAAAAGGACACCACATGAGACGTGCGTCATGCAACACACAAAAGAGGGAGCCGACACCATCACGTGCATGCACCGCCCGAGTGGCACCCCTCAATTTAGCGCAAGAGAGGTACAATGAAGCGCGAACACGTACTAGCTATCATTCATTTTGGGATGCCTAATCTTCTATATGAATGGAAAGGAAACTTTTGCAAAGCTCACGGTGGGAAATTGGTGggggtacaaaaaaataaaaaaaaagaaagaaattttgaaaaaaaaaaaaaaaataataaaataatcctCAATGAAGGAGGGCACAAATCTGTTCACATGTGGTGGGGGGACATACATGATGCATACGCATTAGCGTTTTTATCTGAATAAATGAACGGGAGGTGGCTCAATGGCATTGGTCCATCATACGTGCTGCTCAGAAAAAACGCTAATATGGGGGTGGGGAGGGAAAAtacgcaaagaaaaaagaacgaacgGGTAAGCGAACGAAGGGGTAAGGCTaaaacaaatgggaaaatcgATAAACCAGAAGAgcgcaaagaaaaatgcgAACGCGAATGCTAGTGCGAACATGCATGTCAGCATTAatgcaaaggaagaattaaacGCAGAGTGAAGATATAAACCCGGGACGGGCAACGAGCATACGTCAGCTACGTAAACATGGGCTTGAAACGGTtcagcgttttttttttcctttttttcgttcttataaaaaaaaaaaaaaacagctttCGCGCTGGTGCGGCATATGTATTGTATACatagaggggaaaaaaaaaaacgaagcagCAGAGCGGCGAAAGGACTGGATGACGGAGTTAACAAATTCGAGTGGTCAGCGACGAGCTACCAGTGACCAATGACAAATGGGAAATGACCATTGACCGGTGGACGAGTCACCGCGATGGGGACGGCGGGACGAAACAAAATTACAAGTGCCTtctaaacagaaaaaaaaaaaaaaaaaaaaaaaaacagaacgGTTTTCCCCAAGGAAGGCGTCCCCAAATGTAACCCATTGTATGACCGgacagtttaaaaaaaaaaaaaaaaaacgcagtcATGATTTAAAATGATTGCATGCTGCACATTTAAGCTGATGGTTCGTCACagacatgaaaaaatatgaagggagaataaaaaaggatgtCCCCTGCCCCTCAGCAGAATGGACATGGAAGTGCGGTCATGTTAATGAGCATGCGTACGTACCAACGTATACCTGTGTATGCTTGCTGCGACAGGGGGGGATACATCCATCCGCATGACGTAAGAGGAACTCCCTTCTGGAAGGGTGACTTAAAGAACGGGTGATACTTCGACTAGTTCGCAACGCTGCACTGTGCATGTACCTACATGTGTGCACGCGAACACGAACGCGCGTTTAGTTTCTCCTCGTAAGTCGATTAAAACCAACGGCGACGGTCAACTGAGGGAGCATGCCGCACTTAGGTGTCCTATTCTTAGGCGAAACGATTAACGACGCACACGCGGCAGGGTGCGCTGCATGGTAGGAGCTGTGATCTAGTGACTTTCTCGACCGTCCGTGTAGAACGTGCGAAACGTTTCGCGGACCCTCTAGGTGCGAATGTTTGATCACCCTAAGGGGGCACCATTCTTAAGACAGTGGAGGGGCAACACCGATGTTTGTATAAGTTGCATAGGTTTCTTCACACAAATGAGGTCACCTCAGTCGATTTACCTTCCCTCCCTGACAGAGTGATTATGTGTAGGCAACGGGGGGAGAACAAACATGATGCTCTCAAACTGAGTGCAATAGGCTAAACAAACGAAATGGAGCACGTCCCCCTCGTTGCTGCTCCTTGGTATGGTGATGGGCAGACTGGTAACCGCGTCAACCGCTGCCGATGGTGAAGCCCGCccacaaatgggaaataaACGCATTCGAACGGTTTCAAAAAAGGTGTTTGCTCCTCCGCCGGGGGGAATATTCTCCAATTGGTAGGTCAACGCTGACTTTCCTTTGTCCCTCCGTTTGATTCGTTACACTTTCTTTTACCTGACTCACGGGTGTATAAATTAGTCCCCTtttgtgtgcacttttttttttttttttcattccaaatggctagctgaGATCAGCCTTAAAAGTCTAATGCGTTGTCATCAAAAGGgacggaaagaaaaagaaaaaaaaaaggcggaaaAACGGACGTCGAGGAAAAGCAGCATTTGAGTTATGCGGAGGGTGTACGGAACCAGCAgagtgatttttttttttttttttttgatccattgttttctctctttttccctcctgACGTGGGTGTGATTCTTCCAGTGTGATCGAATTTTTGCTTCCGTACCGGAGAGGTCGCTTACTCATCGGAGGGGCGATCACAAGTTCGATGCTACAGGGGTGAAGGGCCTTCTGTGTGGTCGTCTCCTttggttcatttttcctttctgccACAGGTAGGGGGAACCACAAGCGCCGGGTTAGAGAATATCTCGCGGTGCGCAACAAGGTGAATAAAATTGCCAAGTGATCTGATCATGGGAtgccaaaaggaaaaaaaaaaaaatccccctTAACGGAAAGGATGCCCTACATGCGCGCTGAGATATTGGAACTCCCCGTGGTAGATCCAGGGGAAACATCCTCCCTGTGATGGTTCTCCACATAGTGACGTGAAGAGTTACACTGTGCTGCATACCACACCAGTTACGGCTCACTGCCTACTGCCTGGGGAGGCGTCCACATAATGGAGCGGTACAAGGCCTTCCTGAACGAAATAAAGcgggaaaatgagaaaattggGAAGAAAATCCGCTTCGTAAACCACAAAACGAAGTTTAAAGAATTGAATGGAAAGAAACTTGAGTATAATAGATTTTTTGTGAACAGCTATGAGgtagagaagaaaaacaaccTGTGTAAGTACTACAAACATAAAATAGACAAGagcaggagaaaaaaaaaagggaacttaAGCAACCatgattttcctttttttgagatttacaaaaatacaaACCCCGCGTTTAAAAATAATCTGCCACAATATGGTCTCCttcaaatggtaaaaaaCTACAATGAGTTGGAGTTGTTTGAGTTCTGTTCCAAGAATCGTGTGGACATCCACTTGCTCTCTCCTGTCCTTTCCCACTTCATCGAAAttgtcataaaaaaaagagacctGTACAACATAAACGACGTGTTACTACTAACAGAGCAGGTGAAGAAGTTAAATTATTACCACCCCTACTTTTGCAAACTAGTATGTAGAGAGGTATGTCTTGACATGCACAAAATCAGGACTGTCCATCAGGTGACACGCTTTCTGGACTTCCTCATGCACTTTAACATTTTCAACTATTATTACGTGAGTAAGTTTTACAAGTATTTAACTCATTTGATCACACACAGTAATAAATGGACCCTTCTTGTCACTCGGTCGGACTCTTCTCCTGTAGAAGAACCGGTGGTAGATGAGTCCCAGTCGAAGGACACACATGTGAATTTCATCCAGATACACTCAGACGATATTACCTCCTTATCTTTATCCtttagaaaatataaaatgatCGACGCAGAGTTGCTGCTCCTTCTGCTTTACGCGTGCGGCCATCAGGCATATGGCCACTTGAGGAATGCCCAGACGCTGTATCACCTTACGCAActcatccatttttacacctttttgGATAGGCCCTATTCCTCCAAATTGTTCCACTACATTTTTGAGCAAGTCCTAAAGGACACACCAAGGGGGGACGCCAACTTCGTCCCTCTGCTAAAATCGTTTTACGCTATAAGTAAACAGTTTGGCACAAAATTCGATGTGGATGCACACAAAGCGACGCTGGAAATTTATGACCACAAGGGGGAAACGGAGGGAGAACATTCAGGGGGTGGAATCTCTCCCCCGAGTTATGTCCTATCGGGGTGTagcgggaaaaaatggattaaaaaaaaaaaaaaaaaaaaagacgaaaatggaaatgcAAGTGGAAACGACAACAACGAAATGATCATAGACACAAGTGCAAATCTGCACAGGCAGGTCGAACCGGCTGGGGAGAGGAACCAACCCTTGGCCCCCTTCAACTGTGACGCCAACTGGAACCTAAAGAAGCTGAAGCTGGACGATGAAATGTTAGTTGTAAGTCACGACTATGACTTGCACCCATCCGAGAAGACCTTCATGGATCTGGTGGACACCATCAAGCACATCGTTCTCCTCATCGAATTGAAACTTCTCTCTGTCTTCCCCTTTGCGTGTGAAAAGAGCCCAGCTGAAATTGAGTTTATCAAACGGGTGAACTTCCAAGCGGATCGAGAGAAAAACGTCCACAAGTATAATGCGCAGAATGTGACCCCGGAGCAGCAGGCGCTCGTGGAACGGTTAATCCGAAGGAATGGGCAACGGGACATGCAGGAACAAGATGTGCACCCGCTACCGCACCAGTGGGAGCGTCACTTCGACGACTCTAACCTGAACTTCCTGTTTTATCGAAATTATGGAGACGAGCCAGGATCCGTCACGATGGATGACATAAACGAGTTCATTAAATCCAAGCCGGACGTGAAGTTCAACCTCACGGATGGAACCTATTTCGCCCACATATTTTCTCACCTGTGGCAGGTCCAGGTTCGTACACTGCAAACGTGGCTAACTCTACTCATCCGTCATTTCGCCCACTGCACACATGCCGCTCTCCCCCCTGCAGCTGACTGAAGCGGAAGAGCGCATACTGAAGGAGAGCCTCCAAGCCCTGCCGCTCTGGGCGAACAGCCTGGTGCGCCTCGACGTGAACAACGTGGCCGACTTGTTCTACGCCCTCACAATTTTTCAAGTTGTTCAGGTAAAGGGAAACGCCACCCAGGGGGGCCACCGGTTATGCGGTTATGTGGTTATGCGGTTATGCGGATTGTTACCCTCCCCCAACACGCCCTAGCCAAACATAACAACAGTTGCGCCTCACCACATGTTGATCACACACCCACTGCAGGGATGCAAAAACGGAAGGGTCACCAGAAACAAATACGGGTACTCCAAAGCGGAGAAGCACACAGAAAATGACGCCCTCTACAAAATCTTGTCTGAAATtctgataaaaaaaattattaacatcAAAAGCGAACGTCTGTACAAGGTCATTTTGTCCTGCGCAAACACGGCCTACTCGGTGAGTACCATTGAAATGGTTCATAAAGGAAGGGCCCTTTGCTCCATTCTCCAGAGAGGGTTGTACACCGTATGATGTCACCCACTGGCATGTTTCACACACTTGTATACCTCCCCCCCCTCCGCAGGACGTTTACTTAAatcactttttaaaaaatttcaaccGGCACGTAAAGTTTGGGAAAATGCGCAAATACGTGAACTGCTAATTTGCTAATAGGCGAAGGTGTCAGTAATCTAGGAACTGAGCAACTTCAACCCCCTTGCGTGGAAGAACTGCTCTGGGTGTATCTCCTCGCTCATAGTGATCACCGCCGTTTTGGAGTAAGAACACTTGGATAACAGGTGCACTTCCGCAGCTAGCTGTTTTGCCCCCAcgtctgaaaaaaaaaaaaaatcgaacatggaaaaaattacacgaACAagcaaagtaaaaaaaggcagtACACGCAAACGTAAGCATAAGCTACATGTAGGCCGCTCCTCTACATAGGACAGAACAAATTAAGGAAACATAAGGAAACTCCTCTCTGCGCAAATTCCCGTGAGGAAACTCCAAAAGGGGCTACTTCCCAAGGTTGGCCACCTCCTCTTACAGTGCACTtttggaaaagaaatatttttacccgTATGGCTCATTTGGACCGTTCCAGACAGGCATGCGCGGGATTCTCCTGCAACGaagtttgtaaaaaaaataaaataaaataataaaggagaaagtgACTACATGCATGAGCAACGAAACGGAATGGCAACAACCTCCATGTAGAGGTAGTCACTTTGAGCCCATCCCTTTGTTTTGCattatgtttattttttttttttttcccctcgcGGAGGAGATTACTCGGAAGGTCAAGAAGCGTCCACTTTATTTCCTGCCTGCCCtcaatttttatctttccctaagtaggaaggaggaggaattaaaaaaaagaaaagaaaatgaatcATTTGGCGCGTGCCGTCTGCATTCAAGCTGTTCTTTcactgcaattttttttgttgctgaTTTGTTGATATGTtgatttgtgtgtgtgtgtttttttttttttttcattgtgGCACTTTGCCATGTGTATACCCCCATCTGGCGATCCTTACCAAATTGCATTTCAAACTGTGTCCAACAATTTCGCCGTGAAAGGGTAGTCGCACAAAAAAGGGCTCCGTTATTTTCTTGTCAAGACTTATGGAAGGCGCGTTCTTATTCCATTGCAGGGCAAGGTCTACTTGTGCGCATTTGTCGCTGGCCCTTTTAAGGGTGTAGGAACCTGAGGGGGGTTCGAATTGTGTTATCACTAATGCGTTGCGTCTTCTTCTAAGTACAATCGGAACGCATCATTATCGTGTTAGCTGGTTCGGCCCGATTTTTACTGTGCACTTACCGATAAGGGGAGAAGGTACATCCCTGAAGTAGTACGTGAGCACTTTGTTGCTCGTATGTTTGGTAGCCACTTGGATGTGTAGGGTCTTCCCCCTGATCGACGCAAAACGGGTGTGCAATGAGTGGAGGGTACATTCACGCGGGTGTATGCCGTTGCACGCGATTCAGAGGCAACTTCATTG
The Plasmodium coatneyi strain Hackeri chromosome 10, complete sequence DNA segment above includes these coding regions:
- a CDS encoding Orotate phosphoribosyltransferase is translated as MEGEKSINQTNYPSDEDLHKKYVQLRECIELEKDDVDSCHVKEMKKLLITALLKYKAIKFGDFILKSKRKSKYFFSSGVLNNIVSAHIISFLISHLILKEKIPFDYLLGASYKGIPIATLTSHFLFQSNKFSNVFYLYDRKEKKDYGDKTLIVGNLDEEVNGDVHNAKEDKSEKKVIIIDDVFTCGTALTEIMNKLKSYPNLKVVAFIVLLNRNEYELNEHNEKVYFKDLFEQKLNIPLYSILSYNEDLEPLMG